The following is a genomic window from Corvus hawaiiensis isolate bCorHaw1 chromosome 5, bCorHaw1.pri.cur, whole genome shotgun sequence.
ACTTTGTgattcatttattatttatttggaaCTAAATTTTGTGTGATTGTTCTCTTCCCCAAAGTGTGTTTTTATTACAAGCACAGGTAATGAAGTCTTTCAGCACTACAAGAATTGCACTTCTATATTAGACATTAAATGCTTCTTGATTGTAGTGCTCTAAACCAATTCTGAAGgtttaaaatccttttaaagATTGTATTACCTTGCTCATGGGCACTTGCTAAAGCTGAACATGGGGCAGGGCACGGAATAGGTCCGGATTTGTGGATGTTTTCATTTCATGCATGGTTTGATAAACTACACTGATTGGGAGTGCCAAAAAGACAAAGGTAAGGCTCCTGTTTCACAATCTAGAGCAAACAAGGTCACTCCCATGCATGTTGTAAACCTCTTGCACCTTGTCCACAGGAAGGCCCACAACCCTGTGTGAGACGATGGGGAAAGCAGAGATATGGTTAATCAGAACATACTGGGATTTTGAATTTCCACGCCCTTTCCTGCCCAACTTTGAGTTTGTCGGAGGACTTCATTGCCAGCCTGCAAAACCATTACCAAAGGTATCCCAACTTTGTTCTGCCATTGGCCACTTTGTTACAAAGACTGTTTCTTTCCCTGATCAACCACGCAAACCATGTCCTGAGAAAGCTCATTCGTAAGAAGatgctctggtgctgctggggagcaTGGAACTATTTAGCATCCTGTGCAAACTGAGGGCTGAGTTTGCAGCCTGCTGTCTTAAAAGAGGATAGCTGATGTCAGCATGGGGTAATACAGTGTCTGTTTTAGGAAAGATAGGTGCTACCTCAGGGCACTTAAGTGTAAGATTTAATTCCAAGATACAGACTTGGCAGCCCATGATAACATTGAAATACCTGATGCCAAAAGGCATGGTGGCAAGACAAATTCTTTAGGTAAAATGGGTCAAAACTTGCAGAAATAGATGAGTGATAAACACTTTTTCTATTGTACCTTAGTTTAAGACACCTTAAAGGGAGTAAACCACTGAGCATCTCCAGCCTATACTCTGCTGTGAATCGCAGTATTCAGGTGGAATTTGAAACTCCCAAATACGGAAGATGACAACATGACAAGCTCTGGTGTAGATTATCATTACTGCAGGAGCCTTGGAAGATATAGGCCATCTTCAGTGCAAATTGTCTCCTAAAAGAAACCTTCCAACTCTCTTCCCACTCCCCTGTAGCAGGGGTTGAGCTTGGGGAAAATGGATAACCATTCTCTTTTGCATCTTACTGCTCCAGTTCACGTAACACTAAtaaaaggaacaggaaaacCTATTGCTCTAATTTGTAGAAAATCTTTTGAGTAATGTGGTGTGTTGTAAGAAATGAGAACTGTCTGACTAACAAAGTGACAGTACCAACTCAGTGAATGTGTCATCAGGATGCTGAAACACCCTCTCAGTTTTCAGCAGAGCTATGTAATGCAAAGTACTCATTCCAGGAAAATCCAGAATCATGACCATCCTATGGAGGGTATCACAGGGTATGTATGGCCTGTTCCTGATAGTGCCAGGATTCATTCCTGCTGCTTGAAATGTATCATGAAACTTGCTTTCAAAAAGACAAAGCAGCTGTCACCTGTCTCAACTTGTCCTGCTCCTCCTTAGGGAGAAATTGACTGTTTTCCACAGGGCCAGGTCTGTCTTTGTCATGCCCTTCTGTCAGGAGGTGCTCACACCACCATTTTACTTAATATGTTGAAAAGGTTATGCTCTCTATTCATACAGAAATCTGTGTAATCTGCATTGTGTAATTACCCCTGGTATTTCTGCCTCTCCTAGGAAATGGAAGAATTTGTTCAGAGCTCAGGCGAACATGGTGTCATCGTATTTACTCTTGGGTCGATGGTCTACAACCTAAGTGATGAAAAAAGTACTGTGATTGCCAAGGCCCTCAGCCAGCTTCCACAAAAGGTGAATTTCTTTTCAAGCCTAAAACAAGTTGCCTTGTTTTTTTCACTCCCATTGCTCTCAGTGAGCCTTTTACGTTTGGAGTGGCCTGTTCTTcacctgcatccctgctggATGTGATATAGCCAGGAAGCTGGGCTCTCTCTCAGGACAGACTGCTGAGTTACTTCTGGTGTTTCACCTCCTCTGAACCAAATCACGTGGAGGTGCATCTACAGGCCAAAATACAAAAACCACTCcatgcatttttaataattagCACATAATAACCAATCAAAGAGCTCAACTGGAGCCAAAGATATTTGAATTACTGGGAAAAGGTTATGTGGGTTTGCGATAAAGCCCTAAATTACACGTAATAATACAGAAAGGCACATCACATGCACCATGTTTATCTTATTCTTCCTTTGTTCAAGGTCCTCTGGAGgtacaaagggaaaaaaccagaaactctGGGCTCCAACACCAGGATTTATGACTGGATACCACAAAATGATCTGCTTGGTGAGACTGATTCTATTTGGGATGGATTGCCCCCTTGGAAAAAcggtttcctttgtttttccactAGAATGGTTAATTCAGGCAACAGAACCATGTAACGCTTGTGGGTAACTTCCTTTCACAGCTTAAGCTGCAGAGCTTTGCTCTTGGGAGCCTTAGCTTCCTAAAAGGCTCTGACTTACAGAGCTTGGTGGCAGTTGTGTGGAAGGGCTCAAAAGCACCCATAGGCAGGAGTAAAGAGATAAAGTAGAGATGTACTCTGTAAAGAGTAGAGATGTATTCTGGAGCTGGATTTGGCCTCTGCAGCTCATCTCCAGGGCTCATTCTTCAAAATGCTTGACCTAAGCAAGGATGAAGCAGCGGCTGTTCTGAACCTGATACCGTGTGAAAACTAGCACTGCACAAGAGCAGAAGGGCTGCAGTAACTCTGGGGTAGTCTGGAGGGATGTGCTGATTCAcatctgttaaaataaatatgacTGTGTGAAAGTTAAGCATGCAAGGTCTGCTGCTGATCCAGAGGTTAGGGCTGTTCCCTTCTCTAGCAGTGCACTGGCCCCTCTATGCAGTGCTCACATCCCAGTGAATGTAgtctgccagagctgctgtaaCATGCACCTCTCCTTCCCTGTTCCAGGACATCCCTTGACAAAGGCCTTTATCACACATGGTGGGACCAATGGGATCTATGAAGCCATCTACCATGGGATCCCAATGGTTGGGATTCCCATGTTTGCTGACCAGCACGACAACATTGCTCACATGGTAGCAAAAGGGGCTGCAGTTCAGGTGGATTTCAACACAATGAAGACGGAGGACCTGGTTCATGCACTGAACACAGTCATTCACAATTCCACGTGAGTTTTGTTCTTGCCTTACAGTAGGTTGAGGTTATTAAAATCCTGGGCTGCTGATATCAGAAATTCTGGTGGCTCTTCTGGGAGTGGAAAATGCAGAGTAGCTGAAGTTTGGGTTTCAGATGAAAACTATCTTTCATTTCTGAGAATCAGCATTTCTCAAAAAGGAGACATCAGTAATTTGATTTTCCTTATACTACATTGTTATGACTGCTTTGAGAAAAACAGATCTTGGAAAGCTCAGAGGAGCATTTGAGACAGTTCTCTGCTAATGTAAATCCTCTGGGGGCTCTGAATGACAATTCTAGTTTTATTAGGTCTTCTCTGCCTGTAGTCAAAACAGTTCTTTCTCCTACCCTGACTTAGCAATATCCTTAGGTTACCATACCTATCAGTCAGGACTTACAGGATAAGGAAGCCTGGCTGGGATCCCTTGCTAAGGATAAGGTCACTGAAGAAGGGAttggaaaaaatgcagaagtcCTCAGTCTTTGGCAGCAACTCCTGTTAAGTGTGAAGGACTTTCAAGTAAGAACTTGCAAATTCCTGAGACAAATGGACCAGCACTCGTGGAGGTATCTAGTATCTGAGGGAGTCAGCCATGGTGGAGGTGATCTATAACAACCTTGGATGGCAGCTGGTACATGTGGCCTCCCCAGCCTTCCCCTTAGTTTTACTACTGAGCATGACCCCATATGGTCTGGGATCTCCTTGTATCAGCTGGGATCAGCTTTCCTTGCTGTGTCCCatcccaactccttgtgcaccctcAGCCTCCTTGCTGGTGGGGTGGTGTGAGAGCCAGAAAGGCCTTGCCTTGGTATAAGCTCAGCAGTAAGGGAAACATCCCTGTTGTctcaacactgtttccagcacagatCCAAAACATAGCTACTAATGAAGAAAGTTAACTCTATCCTAGCCCAAATCAGCACACTATTATATTGGAACAGAAAATGCTGCACATGTTTCCATGTTGCCTTTTTTAAAGAAGTATCTGCAAAATTGTTGAATaacttttctttggaaaatactGGCTTTCTCTATGACTATTCTTAACCTAATTTTATGCATACAGGAATAAATTGGACCCgtttcaaatatatttaaataagaCTGATGAAAGTAAAAGCAAGGCTGTCTACCTCCAAGAGGACTGCCAGGTGCTGAATGGTTTGTTTCAGGAATAAGTGAGAAATCtctttggtttcttcttttttctccccagctaTAAGGAAAATGCTCTGAAGTTATCCAAGATACAGCATGACCAGCCCGTTAAGCCTCTGGACAGAGCTGTCTTCTGGATTGAATTTGTCATGCGTCACAAAGGAGCAAAGCACTTGAGACCAGCTGCTCACCATCTCACCTGGTACCAGTACCACTCCCTGGATGTTCTGGCATTCTTGTTCACCTGTACGGCCATTGTTGTCTTCATTCTTTTCAAGTGCTGCCTATGTTGCTGTAGAAGATGTGGCAGGAttgcaaagaggaagaaagaataGACATCTTGTTCCCATCAGCAGTTTTCTTCTCCTTGGCTAACTCAGCAACGCATTTATGCACATTCTTTGGTGAACAAATTTATTAGGATATGCTTTAAGCTGGGCATAGCATGAATGCACCACAACAAAGCTGTtgtggggcagagctgcttgCTTAGCCAGTAAATTCCTTCTGGTCTAAATAAAATTGAGTTATAGTTGCTTTATCTCTTGGGACCATTTTAGCTGATCACACATGGTCCGTGCCATGATAATCGCTGCTCTAAGTTTTTAAATATCTCAAATATTCTGGTATATTTCATAAATTCAGCCTTGCCCTGTGTGGTACTGTGGGTCTGGAGCTAGGCTCCTTATCCTTAACTCTGTCCTCTCCTCTAGTGTCATACAGGCTTGATCACTGATTCACAACCAAAATGCTTCCTCTCCTGTCAGAATAGCTCTCTCCAGACTGGACAGTGAAGCCGAGACCATAGGCTCCTAAAAAGCACCCATCTGAAGGGCCATGATCATGAAAATCACGAGCTGCAAGTGGCAAAGGCACTGACTACTTGGGGGCTGAGGGCAGACTAGAATCCTAAGAccataaaaaaattacttttctgggAACCATTTATCTTTTCCATTAAGTCTGGAATTCCTGCTGCATGGGCCATCCTTCTAACTGCAACACTGCAGGGGTGTGAAAACCACCTCTGTCAGGAACTTGCCCATTCTAACCCCAAAGGCCTCTGAGCCATGCTAACTGATAAATGCAGGAAAACCTCTAGAGGGAACTTGCAAAGAAGTAACATTCTATGTGGGAACAGTGCAATAGCCACTTGCTTTGCTTGAAAAGTTGGAGAAAATAGTGCTGCACTTGGGTCAGGTAAGAGTGGCAGTAAATGTAGTACTTCTTCAGGTGTTAAAGATGCCTGTAAAATGCTGCTAGTCCAGGCCTCCTGTTCTAGGTAAGGTTAtttcactgctgtgccagcttaCTCAAGAAAGAACCTGCTCAAATTTtaactgatatttttaaatactctgGAATTGTTTTCAAACAGAACATGATTATTTGTTTACATAATAAAATTCCTTATGCCACATCAACTTTTTTTATTAGCATTGTCATGTTTCAACGGCTGCTTAAACCTCTTCATAGTACATCATGTACAAAAGCTCAGTTGAACCGTTTCCATACTGAAGAGGGGTTATAAGAAGACTACTGCATCTCATGGCAACTTCTGGTATACTGTTCCTGTTGTCATGATGGGACCATAACCAGGAATATGCACAGTGAATAGAAAGTGAATAGAAAGTGGAACTGCATGACACTAAGGCCCCAGATCAGAAAGGGGTTGCTCTGTTCAGAGATCCAGGTGGGTCCCTAGACACAGCTGCACCAAACTTGATCACTACGAGCCCCTGTAACCCAGTTGCTGACATACCAGTTTGGATGGCAGAAGGCCAGCAAGCCTCCCAGCATGCTGCACAGGCACTGGTCAGACAGGGCTAACAAAGGACACTGGAAACAGGATAGTTGGGAAAAGTTGGACAAAGTGTTGCAGTGTTACAGTCCCTGTAAGGAGgtgctttgtttctgtaaccTACTCAGAAATTTGGCTTATCTAGtactgaatttaaaaagcaaaaaaaaacaaaaacaaaaaaaaaaaaccccaaaccaaaaacccaaacaaaaccaacgcCCCCTCTTCATTTTAGAGTCTGTATATAATGCAGAGAAAGATACCAAAGTATGAAGGATGGTCTATGATGCATTTCTCCAACTGGACACAGAATGTACTCTGACAGACTGATCTAATCCTACAGCTAGCAGGCAATACAATACCTCTCTGTGCACAATAAACTGTGTTGAGGAACCCAAACACATTCAGCCTGTTGTACTGCTTAAAGAATCCAAACATACTTGCACACTGGAGGTCTAAGTTTTTGCTTAACACATGTAGATGTTTACTGCAATTGTAGGCTAAAATAAACAGAGCACAAATTATTGCCAGATCAAAAACCCACATTTCCACAACTGCCACACCGTGGCCAGTCCTATACTGCCTTTATAAAAGTagctgcagcacccagcagggTGGAGCTGGAGGTGCTTAATGCACATACTACAGTCTGGATTTGTTACATGAGAAGACACTGAAGGAAGTTTATGAAGAAGTCCACCATGGCAGTGCTACTCTTAGGAGGTTTGGAAAGTTGGAAATTGGTGGATAAACTGAAGAACTTTCACCACAAGTTTTACTTCCCCCCCCGACCTCCCCTCCCAGTTTTACCATTGGCATTTAGgttaaaatatttcctatttaAGTGATCATTACAAAGAAGACATGTGGAGAGTCTGATCTTGCAAGACTAACACATTCCTGAGACAAGTATGTTGTGGCTGAGGACAGCCTCTCAACAGCTTGAAGATCATATGGTTAAGTTGAACATGTAGGGCCTTAATAACTCTGATGAGCTGCAGGAGTTACTGACTACTTCACTatggaaacagaaatgcaaTTACCTTTTAGATCAGCAGTCCTTTTCCTAAATTCAGGCTTCAGATCGATTTCACTTAGCACAAGAACATTGGAACTATTTCTGAACATAGATCTTTTCCTAGAACTGCTGGAATCTATTGAAGTTGGCAAGCTTAGAAAACCAAGAAACCCGACATGGAGTTTTAAACATTTCAATAGTtaccaatttatttttatataaaaaaaaaaatggtagcAATGTAGAATACAGCAATATTTTCAGGTTCCACGCACGCAGGTTGTGAACATTCCAAGCAATGTGTACATTTTGGAAAGAGACTAGACAAGAGAATTGACCAAAATGTTACTGAACActggaagatttttaaaaaaggctaaAAATTATCAAGAGTGTCTTCTTAATATTGCTTTCCTtactgaagacagaaaaaaaaccacttgaCTTCACAGATAAGGTTAAAAAATGGGaggggggaagagagagggggggaaaaaaaaggctgctaCAACACTGCCAtacagtcaaaaaaaaaaaaagaaatcatactTCAATATTTGCATACTTGATAGCAGCATTCTCCCATCGAACCATATGAAACTACGGGAAGAAAacatcaaagcaaaaaaaaaaaaaaaaaaaaaaaaaaaaaaaaaaaaaaaaaggcagttatCCATCAGTATTCAAAAACCTAGAATGAAGTCACTAAGTAGATGAACACTTATTGAGAATTAATCAATATCTACATTCTTagctgcttccaactctgttccaATAGAAACATGAAGTTGAGTGTCAgctttgtgtattttatttttggccTATTTGAGTTTTTCCAGTTCATAGTTCACTGCATGCTTGGAATAGAGAGGGTCATTATAAATCCTTCTACACAACGAACTTTAAGTagacagctgaaaataaaatgtactacttgtaaacacacaaaaaaatacaagcttttttttgtttcaagtgAGCACTGGTTCCAGATAGATTATCTTCGGTATCTACCTCTTTCACCTCTGTCTCTGTCCCGGTCACaaatcctctctctctccctttcccgATCACGGCCTCTGTCACGTTCTCTGTCTCTCCGATTATCTCGAGGCCGGTCACGCTCCCGCTCTCGGTCCCTCTCCCGGGGCCGGCTTCTCCGACCGCTGACAACGGCTTGTGTGCGGCGAAGGAAGTCGTCTACTCTCATGTCATAGTCGTGCTGTGATGAAAGGACAGCTCTgctattttctttcccagattAGAATTTCCTCCCTTATCTACAGGGCTGGCTGTAACTCTTCAGAAAGcccagtatttaaaaaaagaaactcaaCCAAACAAGTGTCCAGCATCCATGTGCAGAATCTGGTGTTCAAATGCCAGATACCAGCAAGAGACTTGAAAGCTaaggagccttccaagccaGCTAACAGAAATTAATAATCTGCCTTGTTTTCTGATGTGCCTGTAAGaagttttaaaacacaaaattctGATGATTAAGTAATTTGTTGTCCATGAGGACAAGCAAGGTTACAGGCATGTCCTTATTCAAACTGGGCTTCAGCATGAAAATGTTCAGAGGTGGACAGAGTGGAAGCTGATTTAAGCATACACCTCAGTTTAAGACTCTGAGAATTTTTCACTTTACCTCACCAGGGAGAgaaagccttttaaaatttgctgGAAGTGTCTAGTCAATCTAAACAACTGATCTTTCCAAGGAACTCTAATGCAGGTCATAAACATGCTGTTTATCACAGCCAACAAAGCTCAGGTTAGGCTACCCCTGGACCCCAGATTTCTACTCTGGCCTGCAGACTTGCATCCGCTTTGTCTGTGTGGACACTTACTACTCGTTTGTCTCTGTATCTCGCTTCATGTGGTACAGGATGATGTCCTGAGTATGGAGGGTGAGCTTGAGGTGGAGGTGCGTGGTGCTGATAGTAAGGGTGGTGTGGTGGTTGCTCCATACCTGGATACGGTGGCTACAAGAAAGTTACAGGAAGTTTGTTGAAGCAAAGGAATGCACGCAAGGAGTGCAACATTCAGATGGCAAACACAGCACCTAAATGTATCTGATCACAGCCTCCTAACTGAACAGCAGACTACTTTCCATTAGGCTAGAATGCTTTACTACCTCTGTACCATTGCTTGGAAAAGTTTGGTCAACaccctccccaaagcccaaccttccttccttctgtatCTGCCTCAACATGATATTGTACATAAAACTTCTGCTACTTAAATGcggctgttttgtttttaggttttttaaacCTTTGCATATAGAATGTGAATTCTGCCCAAATCATTGAGCTCTTACAGAAATGACTCATACTTGTTCCTTATGaatgtatttctattttaaattaaaaacctgaCTTTGCAAGACAAATTATTTGACAAAATGCTagcaggttttttgtttgttttttttttaaacaggacgTATTTTGGCtgatttcttccatttcttcaaTCAGCAAGGTCTTCCTCTGCCATATTACCAAAGCATCTTTGCTTGCATTTTTGTCACAAAGAAAGTAAGTGGAAATGCTGGATTTTAGGACAACTACTTGGACAGCATACaaaagaggggagggaaaagaaaaaaaaggagtttctgGAGGCTTAACTGTGTTTGAAAAACAGTTTTCCTCCCCATCTAAAAACCTAGTTCACTTCCTTCATTTGTAAGGAGTTGTgtttcagctgagaaaaatgAGAGGCTACAGGAGCATCTCTACATCTGGCATTGCTTTTTGCTCATTGCCAGTACAAACAAGAGCCGAAAGACTCATTACAGTTATTACTAAATATAACCAAAATAACCTCACTATGACTGCTTCTCCAGACATGAAGGCAAAACCACAGCTTATACAAGTGAACTATCTACACAGCTGTAGATACATACACTTATGTATCTGCTTAtctgactgggaaaaaaagtgcaTCTCAGTGGAGGCTGTAATACAGGGAGACTTATTTTAATTAGGTTGTGCAGCACATTTTGCTACTTTCCTGCATGCTTCATTGCCATAGCCAAAAGCAAGCCACTGCACAATGCTAGAGCCTGGCAGCCCATTCCATGAGCCTCTTCAACAAGTCCACCTGTTTGATGCATTTGCTGTTCAAGAGCCAATTACTATATTTAGCAGAATACAGAATGTGATCACATCCTCCCGTCTATGCTAAAGGAAGATTCTGCTGTTTCCTCAGAGCTTACTAAGAATGCCAGACTACTATTGAGAGTAAATTTCAAAATAGTTGCTATCaatatttttcccctaaaatttTTACACTGTTACAGCGAAGATACATTTTAGGAAAAGCAAAGAGTTGAGTGCACACTGAATATGCCAGGCTCCTTTagagggaaacaaaaagaagcTGTATTCTAAGGAGAAAAATTGAATTCAACAAGACACAAACCATTCCTTGCCATGGTGGTGGTGGTCCCATGTTGTGGAATTCCCTCACGTAATCATTGTAGGACTAAAATGAAAGACAGTAATATTAAAATTTGTGTTGAGTGTTCTTTGGAAGTGCAGAAAGCTGAATATAAAAGGTTCCTCAAAAATCTGCATGCAACAACTTAccccatttaaaaatacatctcgTCGAACTCCTGAAAATCGTCTGTTGGGAATAAAAATTTGTAGAACTAAATCCAACATATCCATGCAGACAAGTTACCAGGGCATAAAATGAACAACATGAACACACCTTACCTGTCTACTTCGGGATATCTGGGATCCTTTATATACCCTGTTCGAACATCAAGCAGTATTAATTCAATTTACCATCTCAAGTAAACAAtcttaaaaattatattcaatAGAAAGTGTCCTTTCATTTTGTGCCAGCTACAAAATTACATCTACTTGCCATTACCctcacttttaaaataactctTGAAAACTTACAGCTTCTTATAGACAATGAAGACAAGTAGTATaatgtagtaaaaaaaaagtgatgtagATAAACCCATATGAATTTGTACACAGTACCAACAAATAAGCAAGAGGGAAACTGTGCAAATAAAGACTTGAAATTCAGTCAAATGAATTAGGAATGCACATGAAGTTGAAGAGGACTGTCTCTGGGCAGTTAGCATGTGGCTGTTACTACTTCCTAACGGTGTATTCAGTAGAATGTGTTCATCTGGGCAACTCTTAAAACTGATTCATAATATGTTTTGGATACAATGCTAAGAGGAAATTAAACTAAAAAGTATCTGGGAAAGCCCCACAGGGAAAAGGATTCTCACAGCTTCAGTAAATCCCAAGAAGTAAACTTTAAAGAGATCAGTAAAATGGTGCAAAACACCAGGCATGCTTGCGGTAAAATAATGCTTCCGagcttcattatttttaaaaaatcttgttctgttttttaaacaatgGTCTTAGAAAGATGGAGAGCAGCAACAACACTTTTTGCATGAAAGAATGCAGGCTTTGCAGACAAGCTGGACAGATGAAGGCACATTCTTAACAGATTTAGAAATCTACCACTGAAATAGCAGAATGCACTTTTCTAACAGAAGCGAAGCACAATTTGGTAGACTAAAAGTGACAACTTCTTAATAGCTgctttctgaagagaaaaaaatagctgcACTACAACCAGTGCTGTTGCTGCACTACCATTGCAAACATTTCTGGAGAACAAATTTCCCTTCTCAAACTCATCTGTAGATCCTCTTGTAAAATGCAGTGCAACATCACCCTCCCTTACTCGTGTAAAGCttgcaaaaaaaattctctctgaAAACATAACTGAACGTCTACCATCATCTCCACACAGAGGCTGCTAGTCAGGCAGTCTCAGCTGACTTTCCCAAGTGGAAATTTCTCAAACATTTTCATCTGATGATTAGCATCTTGACAAGTAGGTCAGATCTATTCTTGCGCCCACATTAACATAGCACTCGAAAGGATCATTCACAGCAATGTACACAATTCAAGGCTCTTAGAAAAAGCTCAGCCTAG
Proteins encoded in this region:
- the LOC125325944 gene encoding UDP-glucuronosyltransferase 2A2-like isoform X1, with the protein product MAMKTTGSKKYLQLLLFQVALLEPVFCGKILVWPTEGSHWLNMNVILEELIRRGHSFTVLTSNASLYIEPKPNAMKKFEIYNVPFEKDVPESLINGIVNLWLNNRPTTLTFWQFYKEMARLFTGWQEMNKIMCDAVLTNQELLARLQGSGFDLVLSDPATPCGELVALKLGIPFVYSLRFSPAFGLERHCGKIPTPPSYTPAALSELTDRMSFGERVKNFLSYYVQDYAFHSFWGQWDIYHSKILGRPTTLCETMGKAEIWLIRTYWDFEFPRPFLPNFEFVGGLHCQPAKPLPKEMEEFVQSSGEHGVIVFTLGSMVYNLSDEKSTVIAKALSQLPQKVLWRYKGKKPETLGSNTRIYDWIPQNDLLGHPLTKAFITHGGTNGIYEAIYHGIPMVGIPMFADQHDNIAHMVAKGAAVQVDFNTMKTEDLVHALNTVIHNSTYKENALKLSKIQHDQPVKPLDRAVFWIEFVMRHKGAKHLRPAAHHLTWYQYHSLDVLAFLFTCTAIVVFILFKCCLCCCRRCGRIAKRKKE
- the LOC125325944 gene encoding UDP-glucuronosyltransferase 2C1-like isoform X2, with amino-acid sequence MLGPKFPWLLCAYACCCSTGFCGRVVVWPTDASHWINVKVLLQELVLRGHEVTVLVPSSNLLINYHDTSSPFTFEVLQVPFSQETLDASMEDFLNFWMNEASNLFPWEIMWSMKEQLEVFTNMSKQTCDTVVMNSRLIAKLQQAKFDVLIADPLSVGGELVAEILEIPFVYSFRFSDGNVVERLCGGLPSPPSYVPASTMGLTHQMSFMERLRNFLFYFCTDLFFLKFWRDEWDGYYSNVLGRPTTLCETMGKAEIWLIRTYWDFEFPRPFLPNFEFVGGLHCQPAKPLPKEMEEFVQSSGEHGVIVFTLGSMVYNLSDEKSTVIAKALSQLPQKVLWRYKGKKPETLGSNTRIYDWIPQNDLLGHPLTKAFITHGGTNGIYEAIYHGIPMVGIPMFADQHDNIAHMVAKGAAVQVDFNTMKTEDLVHALNTVIHNSTYKENALKLSKIQHDQPVKPLDRAVFWIEFVMRHKGAKHLRPAAHHLTWYQYHSLDVLAFLFTCTAIVVFILFKCCLCCCRRCGRIAKRKKE